A window of the Henckelia pumila isolate YLH828 chromosome 3, ASM3356847v2, whole genome shotgun sequence genome harbors these coding sequences:
- the LOC140892925 gene encoding serine/threonine-protein kinase ATR isoform X4, whose product MANLSSLVHELRERIAASSSATSTTQNDDVLESRFRAVLPNLLHAYVVPSASAKEREVIAVLKLLAHTAKNFPGVFYHGKAGAVLPVIGRIIPFFAEPAFLSRHGTIFETVGSLLSLLRTGDRDAFRQFFMDTMLLAEDLAYVASVCNNTNSSKAKKVSVTSFCESVAAISNETALLSDIPTCNRPVNGYGISLDLTGQERFLPFATSVIKLLYKSLTEGTLNVEGLVDVPCVLAVCKLLCYGDDDLHMACFDFARLVGAGRNREIIPTEIFIQSMTIILNEDLEGVSVFRSAVYDSSLGGCLHALHSGSPDEIVRSTAADIVRIYSESLLKTGSLELKAALCSAYVRIAKMCPPQIWKPECLIYVLCSSEPMFQLIDCFKVAVSRLSPHLVGRIITDDRDISLLAFRDTANEISTVGGKRHTQGTDTSVTKRQKREDKFTDSGNKREEARNLCGFSGIREKEYADFLFNSLNLLVEFLKPPGENSNSMRTETALTAISILCVVFSEHPHTDLSICIFRQMCKWIFWMFEQLQQAKPGHPFTMDISIFLEAVDSLLLMQGSLSEENKNELFESTGDIGTLLRPVLKLSWNHSSSTIDYCPPWKAKCLSIRILSKIGSIAHSGVDLDVLDLGLRDEAEEVRIKAIIYMPLILRCCDVNFLMHMFNKLEILEKEKNDQVKKIIPLFLGHLACLYGCYEEASLGDSRYKLYLMNDLEKQESKLDNHFQGFWCSKCDGTIAFNHRSCSKVPWPNVQNTKFLLNCDYTHLQSLFFDLLYDESSEEVQVACVRMIQRILLHGPVDILLKTKTKWLQCLDFLLLHRNKIVRETFCSQIGFFLEDSVLNCLFISGGSANISREQVFMDKIKHAFAAAEDPLVLETLIETGATIMQAVDIHSQLFLFTLVLLIDQLGNPYVTVRLTASKLINRSCYVHHSGGLEQLISKVVHVRNELYYFLSMKLAYQSKLVEEFSAAVLGVETEEFVKRMIPIVLPRLVVLQHNNDQAVSTLCELAKYSNTDMVQLIVNWLPKVLAFALHQADGKELKSALQFYHEYTGSDNKEIFAAALPALLDELICFTDVDELEEISERLARVPRMIKDVAEILTGSEDLSGFLRNHYVGLLNSIDRKMLHAEDISLQKQAIRRIEMLIKLMGSHLSTYVPKIMVLLMHAINKDWLQGEGLSVLHFFIKQLALLSPSSIKHVISQVFAALVPFLERETENSFSHLHKIVEILEELVLQNKVILKQNIHEFPPVPDIPVLIKVNKMIQEACGLKTLKDQLRDVVDGLNHDNLNVRYMVASKLRKLLDLNREEFITLLTKEGDLMMDLVSSLITSLLKGCAEESRTSVGQRLKLICADCLGALGAVDPAKVKGFAITRFKIACADDDLIFELIHKHLARAFRAAPDTIVQDSAALAIQELLKLAGCQASLDDNISEQRKDKQPRKVGKSSTKDTNDCTEMVGRGQRLWDRFSDYVKEIIAPCLTSRFQLPNVSDSAASGPIYRPSMSFRRWIYFWIKKLTVHATGSRFTIFNACRGIVRHDMQIAMYLLPYLVLNAVCDGTEEARRGVTEEILSVLDAAASDNGTISVHGSNSGQSEVCIQAVFTLLDNLGQWVDDVEQELALSQPVQLSISKELAVKSKDRNTSLPKESQQAFVQCKHVSELLDAIPKVYLAKASVRCQAYARSLLYFESYVREKSGAFNPASERSGVFDDEDISYLMEIYSGLDEPDGLSGLASLRKSKSLQDHLLINKKAGNWAEALTSCEQALQMEPTSVQRHSDVLNCLLNMCHLQAMVTHVDGLLSRVPLYKKTWCTQGVQAAWRLGRWDLMDEYLSGADEEGLLCSSSESNALFDLDVAKILNAMMKKDQFSVAEKIALSKQALIAPLAAAGMDSYARAYPFVVKLHLLRELEDFNSLLNGQSFLSRRFHLGEPEFSRVLENWESRLKLTQPSLWTREPLLAFRRLVFCASGLDSQVGNCWIQYAKLCRSAGHYEVANRAILEAKAAGASNFNIEKAKLLWINKRADGAIAELQQSLLNMPVEVVGSAAISSITSLSVVPLNPPPLLVDTQSMNKNEDVAKTLLLYSRWIHYTGQKQKEDVISLYSRVKELQPKWEKGYFYMAKYCDEVLVDARKRQEDHSEQSPRVRQSISAVVSSTNVSTERRWWTYLPDVLLFYAKGLHRGHKNLFQALPRLLTLWFDFGSFYHRNNLSSNKDLANVHGKVMSIMRGCLKDLPTYQWLTVLPQLVSRICHQNEETVRLVKHIITSVLRRYPQQALWTIAAVTKSTVSSRREAAAEIIQAARRGPNQGGSNSMFVQFATLVDHLIKLCFHPGQAKARTINILTEFSALKRLMPVDIIMPTQESLTVNLPPCDTNLTDSGTSDIFSHSDLPTISGIADEAEILSSLQRPKKIILMGSDGIERPFLCKPKDDLRKDARMMEFNAMINRLLCKCPESRRRKLYIRTFAVIPLTEDCGMVEWVPYTRGLRHILQDIYISCGKFDRQKTNPQIKRVYDQFQSKMREDEMLKTKVLPMFPPVFHKWFRNTFSEPAAWFRARIAYAHTAAVWSMVGHIVGLGDRHGENILFDSTTGDCVHVDFSCLFDKGLQLEKPELVPFRLTQNMIDGLGITGYEGIYLRVCEITLSTLRSHKETLMSVLETFIHDPLVEWTKTHKSSGVEVQNPHAQRAINNIEARLQGVVVGVGAAPSLPLAVEGQARRLIAEAVSLKNLGKMYIWWMPWF is encoded by the exons GCATGTTTTGACTTTGCACGCCTTGTTGGAGCAGGAAGAAATAGGGAGATTATTCCCACAGAAATCTTCATACAGTCGATGACAATTATATTGAATGAAGATCTTGAAGGAGTTTCAGTTTTCAG AAGTGCAGTTTATGATTCTTCTCTGGGTGGATGTCTTCATGCATTGCACTCTGGTTCTCCTGATGAAATTGTAAGGTCAACAGCGGCTGATATAGTACGCATATATTCTGAGTCTCTGTTGAAGACTGGGAGCTTGGAGCTCAAG GCTGCCTTATGTAGCGCATATGTGAGGATTGCAAAAATGTGCCCCCCTCAAATTTGGAAGCCAGAGTGCCTTATTTATGTACTTTGCTCATCTGAGCCCATGTTTCAATTGATAGACTGCTTCAAAGTGGCAGTTTCCAGGCTTTCTCCTCACCTTGTTGGCAGGATTATTACAGATGATCGCGATATCAGTTTGTTGGCTTTTAGAGATACTGCAAATGAGATATCAACAGTTGGGGGGAAGAGACACACTCAGGGCACAGACACTTCAGTGACAAAGCGACAAAAGAGGGAAGATAAATTTACGGATTCTGGTAACAAAAGAGAGGAAGCTCGCAATCTATGTGGGTTTTCGGGAATTAGAGAAAAAGAATATGCTGATTTTCTGTTTAATTCTTTAAATCTATTGGTTGAATTTTTAAAACCTCCTGGGGAGAACTCTAATTCAATGAGGACAGAAACTGCCCTGACTGCTATTAGCATACTTTGTGTTGTTTTTTCTGAACATCCTCACACTGACCTTTCTATTTGCATATTTCGTCAAATGTGCAAGTGGATTTTTTGGATGTTTGAGCAG CTCCAGCAGGCAAAGCCAGGACATCCATTTACCATGGATATATCCATCTTCCTGGAAGCTGTTGACAGCCTGTTGCTCATGCAAG GGTCCCTTTCTGAAGAGAATAAGAATGAACTCTTTGAAAGTACGGGTGACATTGGAACTCTATTGCGCCCCGTGCTAAAGCTTTCATGGAATCATTCTTCTTCAACAATCGATTATTGCCCGCCTTGGAAGGCAAAGTGTCTGTCAATTCGAATTTTGTCTAAGATCGGGTCTATAGCTCACAGTGGAGTGGatcttgatgttttggacttgggGCTTCGTGATGAAGCAGAAGAAGTTAGAATTAAAGCTATTATTTATATGCCATTGATACTTCGATGCTGTGATGTTAATTTTCTGATGCATATGTTCAACAAACTGGA GATCCTggagaaagaaaaaaatgacCAAGTCAAGAAAATCATTCCCCTTTTTCTGGGTCATCTGGCATGCCTCTATGGATGTTATGAGGAAGCATCACTTGGTGATAGTAGATACAAACTATACTTGATGAATGATCTGGAGAAACAGGAATCTAAATTGGATAATCACTTTCAAGGATTTTGGTGTTCAAAGTGTGATGGTACTATAGCATTCAATCACCGATCCTGCTCGAAAGTTCCGTGGCCTAATGTGCAGAACACTAAATTTCTTTTGAATTGTGATTACACGCATTTGCAGTCTCTCTTTTTTGACCTCCTTTATGATGAATCATCGGAAGAAGTTCAAGTTGCTTGTGTGAGAATGATTCAGAGAATCCTTTTGCATGGACCTGTAGATATTTTacttaaaacaaaaacaaaatggcTTCAGTGTCTTGATTTTTTACTACTACACAGGAATAAAATTGTGAGGGAGACATTTTGTTCACAGATTGGTTTCTTCCTCGAGGATTCtgttttaaattgtttatttatcaGTGGGGGTTCTGCAAATATATCTAGGGAACAGGTGTTTATGGACAAGATAAAACATGCTTTTGCAGCTGCTGAAGATCCTCTGGTTTTGGAAACTCTAATAGAAACCGGAGCAACAATTATGCAAGCTGTTGATATTCATAGTCAACTGTTTCTCTTCACCCTTGTTCTGTTAATAGATCAGCTTGGCAATCCATACGTGACAGTGAGGCTAACTGCATCAAAGTTGATAAACAGATCTTGCTATGTCCACCATAGCGGGGGACTTGAACAACTCATTTCTAAAGTTGTGCATGTTCGAAATgaattgtattattttttatccaTGAAGCTTGCCTATCAATCAAAATTGGTAGAAGAGTTCTCTGCAGCTGTTCTTGGTGTGGAAACTGAAGAATTTGTCAAGAGAATGATTCCCATTGTTCTTCCAAGGCTTGTTGTTCTCCAACACAATAACGACCAAGCAGTATCCACTTTATGTGAGTTGGCCAAATACTCGAACACAGATATGGTACAACTGATTGTTAATTGGCTGCCTAAAGTGCTTGCATTTGCTCTTCACCAAGCTGATGGGAAAGAACTAAAATCTGCTCTGCAGTTCTACCATGAATACACTGGGTCTGATAACAAAGAAATCTTTGCAGCTGCTTTACCTGCACTTTTAGATGAACTTATATGCTTTACAGACGTAGATGAACTAGAAGAAATAAGTGAAAG ATTAGCCAGGGTTCCTCGAATGATAAAAGATGTGGCAGAAATTCTTACTGGAAGTGAAGATTTGTCAGGATTTTTGAGGAACCATTATGTTGGTCTGTTGAACAGCATTGACAGAAAAATGCTTCACGCAGAGGATATATCCTTGCAAAAACAAGCCATCAGGCGGATAGAGATGCtgattaaattaatgggctctCATCTTAGCACCTATGTACCAAAAATTATGGTCCTTCTCATGCATGCTATCAATAAGGATTGGCTCCAGGGTGAAGGTCTCTCGGTTTTGCATTTCTTCATAAAGCAATTGGCATTATTGTCACCGTCTAGCATTAAACATGTGATTTCCCAAGTTTTTGCTGCTCTAGTCCCTTTTCTGGAGAGAGAGACTGAAAATTCATTTTCCCACTTGCATAAAATTGTGGAGATATTGGAAGAGCTTGTGCTTCAGAATAAGGTCATCTTAAAGCAAAATATCCACGAGTTCCCTCCCGTACCCGACATTCCTGTTCTGATTAAAGTAAACAAAATGATTCAAGAAGCATGTGGATTGAAGACTCTGAAAGATCAGTTACGTGATGTTGTGGATGGATTAAATCATGATAACTTAAATGTGAGATACATGGTAGCATCTAAGCTAAGGAAATTGCTGGACCTGAATAGGGAAGAGTTTATAACTTTGCTCACTAAGGAGGGGGATCTAATGATGGATCTCGTGAGCTCTTTGATAACTTCATTACTTAAAGGTTGTGCAGAGGAATCAAGAACTTCAGTTGGACAACGTCTGAAGTTGATATGCGCTGATTGCCTTGGAGCACTTGGTGCTGTTGATCCTGCCAAAGTCAAGGGATTTGCCATCACTCGGTTTAAGATTGCATGTGCTGATGATGATTTAATATTTGAGTTGATCCACAAACATCTGGCCAGGGCTTTCAGAGCTGCACCTGACACCATCGTTCAAGATTCGGCTGCATTGGCTATTCAGGAGCTGCTAAAGCTCGCTGGTTGCCAGGCATCACTTGATGATAACATTTCAGAACAAAGAAAAGACAAACAACCCCGAAAGGTGGGAAAATCTTCTACCAAGGACACAAATGATTGCACTGAAATGGTTGGTAGGGGGCAGAGATTGTGGGACCGTTTTTCTGATTATGTCAAAGAGATTATAGCCCCTTGCTTAACCTCAAGATTCCAGCTGCCTAATGTGTCAGATTCCGCTGCTTCTGGTCCAATATACCGACCTTCAATGTCGTTCAGAAGATGgatatatttttggattaaaaaattAACTGTCCATGCCACTGGCTCCCGGTTTACAATTTTTAATGCTTGCCGAGGTATTGTGCGTCATGATATGCAAATTGCAATGTATCTTTTACCTTATTTAGTCTTGAATGCTGTATGTGATGGTACTGAGGAGGCACGCCGTGGAGTAACTGAGGAAATTCTATCAGTTCTTGATGCAGCAGCCTCTGATAATGGAACTATTTCTGTGCATGGTAGTAATTCTGGACAAAGTGAAGTGTGCATTCAAGCTGTGTTTACCCTTCTTGATAATCTAGGCCAATGGGTGGATGACGTTGAGCAAGAACTTGCCCTATCTCAGCCTGTTCAGTTATCTATCTCTAAGGAGCTAGCTGTCAAATCCAAGGATAGAAACACATCACTTCCAAAGGAATCACAACAAGCATTTGTGCAATGTAAGCATGTATCCGAACTCCTGGATGCAATTCCCAAGGTATATCTTGCTAAGGCCTCTGTCAGGTGTCAGGCTTATGCCAGATCTTTATTATACTTTGAGTCTTATGTGCGGGAGAAGTCAGGAGCTTTCAATCCTGCTTCTGAAAGGAGTGGTGTCTTTGACGATGAAGACATCTCTTATCTAATGGAAATATACAGTGGATTAGATGAGCCAGATGGGTTGTCTGGTCTGGCATCTTTGCGCAAGTCAAAGAGCTTGCAAGACCATCTCCTGATTAATAAAAAGGCAGGAAACTGGGCTGAAGCTCTGACTTCTTGTGAGCAAGCTTTGCAGATGGAGCCCACTTCTGTTCAGAGGCATTCTGATGTCCTTAACTGTTTGTTGAACATGTGTCATTTACAGGCCATGGTAACTCATGTTGATGGATTACTTTCGAGGGTTCCTCTATACAAGAAAACATGGTGTACACAAGGTGTTCAGGCTGCATGGAGGCTTGGGAGGTGGGACTTGATGGATGAATACCTAAGTGGAGCTGATGAAGAAGGATTACTTTGTAGCAGCTCTGAGAGTAATGCTCTTTTTGACTTGGATGTTGCAAAAATTCTTAATGCAATGATGAAAAAGGATCAATTTTCTGTTGCTGAGAAAATTGCATTATCGAAACAAGCTCTTATTGCTCCTCTTGCTGCTGCTGGGATGGATTCTTATGCACGAGCTTACCCATTCGTCGTCAAGCTTCACTTGCTTCGGGAGCTGGAGGACTTTAATTCGCTTCTAAATGGTCAGTCTTTTTTGAGTAGAAGATTCCATCTTGGTGAACCAGAGTTCTCTAGAGTTTTGGAAAACTGGGAGAGTCGATTGAAACTTACGCAGCCATCTCTTTGGACTAGAGAACCGCTTTTGGCATTTCGAAGGCTTGTTTTTTGTGCCAGCGGTCTTGATTCTCAAGTTGGTAACTGCTGGATACAGTATGCAAAGCTGTGTCGATCAGCTGGCCATTATGAAGTTGCAAATAGAGCAATTTTAGAAGCCAAGGCAGCAGGTGCTTCCAATTTTAACATTGAGAAAGCGAAGCTCCTGTGGATCAATAAGAGGGCTGATGGTGCCATAGCGGAGTTGCAACAATCACTTCTCAACATGCCTGTGGAAGTTGTTGGCTCTGCTGCTATTTCGTCAATCACTAGCCTCTCTGTTGTTCCTCTTAACCCTCCGCCTTTACTGGTAGATACTCAATCGATGAATAAAAATGAAGATGTGGCAAAGACCCTCCTCTTATACTCGAGGTGGATTCACTACACTGGGCAAAAGCAGAAGGAAGATGTAATAAGTCTGTATTCTAGGGTGAAGGAACTCCAGCCCAAGTGGGAGAAAGGATACTTTTATATGGCAAAATATTGCGATGAAGTGCTTGTTGATGCTAGAAAGCGCCAGGAGGACCATTCTGAACAGTCTCCAAGAGTGAGACAATCCATTTCAGCTGTTGTCTCATCGACTAATGTGAGTACTGAGAGAAGGTGGTGGACTTACCTTCCTGATGTTCTTTTGTTTTATGCGAAGGGACTACATAGGGGGCACAAGAATCTCTTTCAAGCCCTACCAAGGTTGTTAACATTGTGGTTTGACTTTGGAAGTTTTTATCACAGAAATAATTTGTCATCCAATAAAGATTTGGCGAATGTTCACGGGAAG GTTATGAGCATCATGAGAGGGTGTTTAAAGGACTTGCCCACCTACCAGTGGTTAACTGTCTTGCCTCAGTTAGTTTCAAGAATTTGCCACCAGAATGAAGAAACTGTCCGCTTAGTGAAACACATTATTACTTCTGTGCTCCGTCGATATCCACAGCAAGCTCTATGGACCATTGCAGCTGTTACAAAATCCACAGTTTCTTCAAGGAGGGAGGCTGCTGCTGAGATTATACAAGCTGCAAGAAGAGGACCCAATCAGGGAGGTTCGAACTCTATGTTTGTGCAGTTTGCCACCCTAGTTGATCATCTCATAAAGCTGTGTTTTCATCCAGGCCAAGCAAAGGCAAGGACGATTAACATTTTGACTGAATTTAGCGCCCTTAAGAGGCTGATGCCTGTGGATATCATAATGCCTACCCAGGAATCTCTTACTGTTAATTTACCTCCATGTGATACGAATCTAACTGATTCTGGTACATCTGATATCTTTTCACATTCGGATCTTCCGACAATATCAGGAATAGCTGATGAGGCCGAGATTCTTTCCTCGCTTCAGCGTCCAAAGAAA ATAATTCTCATGGGCAGTGATGGAATTGAACGTCCATTTCTATGCAAACCAAAAGATGACCTAAGAAAAGATGCACGCATGATGGAGTTCAATGCAATGATAAATCGTCTGCTATGCAAGTGTCCTGAAAGTCGTCGGAGGAAGCTTTATATTCGTACTTTTGCAGTGATTCCATTGACAGAAGATTGTGGTATGGTTGAGTGGGTCCCTTACACTCGTGGACTCCGACATATTCTCCAGGACATTTACATAAGCTGTGGAAAGTTTGACAGACAGAAAACAAATCCTCAAATTAAGCGTGTTTATGATCAATTCCAAAGTAAAATGCGAGAAGACGAAATGCTGAAGACCAAAGTTTTGCCAATGTTCCCTCCAGTCTTCCATAAATGGTTCCGAAACACATTTTCAGAACCAGCTGCATGGTTTAGGGCTCGGATAGCGTATGCACATACTGCAGCAGTTTGGTCCATGGTTGGTCATATCGTTGGCCTTGGGGATAGGCATGGTGAAAACATTCTCTTTGACTCTACCACGGGCGATTGTGTGCATGTGGACTTTAGTTGCTTGTTTGACAAAGGCCTTCAGTTGGAGAAACCAGAGTTGGTGCCTTTCAGGCTGACACAG AACATGATTGATGGGCTAGGGATAACTGGATATGAGGGCATTTACCTCCGGGTTTGCGAGATCACCCTCTCAACGCTACGCAGTCACAAGGAGACACTCATGAGCGTCTTGGAAACTTTCATCCACGATCCCCTCGTGGAATGGACAAAAACCCACAAGTCCAGTGGGGTAGAAGTACAAAACCCCCATGCGCAG CGAGCCATCAATAATATCGAAGCACGTCTGCAAGGAGTTGTGGTTGGTGTTGGTGCAGCGCCCTCTTTGCCTCTTGCCGTTGAAGGACAAGCTCGCCGTCTGATCGCAGAGGCAGTTTCACTTAAAAACCTGGGAAAGATGTACATATGGTGGATGCCTTGGTTTTAG